A window of Microbispora hainanensis genomic DNA:
GGGCGGGCGACGGGCGATCGCGGCGGCAGAGAGGTGAGTGAGGATGACCGGTGGTGAGGCCAGGGGCTCCCCGTGGAACACGGCGGCGGGGCCGTGGCGGCTGGGCGTCGAGACCGAGACCAATACCGGCGGTGCGGACCAGTGGGAGCCGGCCCGGTGGGAGCGGGATCAGCCTGAGCCCGACAAGTCCGAGCCCGACAAGTCCGAGCCCGACAAGCCGGATCAACGGGAACCGGGCCACTGGGAGCGGGGCGCGGAGCCTGGGCGGGGCGGCCCGTGGCGGCTGAACACCGACCCGGACGCGGTGCGGCGCGACCTGAGCCGTCTCGTGCTCACGCTGGTCGAGCTCGTACGCCAGCTCGTGGAGCGGCAGGCCATCCGGCGGATGGACCAGGGTGACCTGTCCGACGAGCAGGTCGAGACGCTCGGCCTGACGCTCATGCGCCTGGAGGAGGCCATGAACGAGCTGTGCGAGCGGTTCGACATCTCGCCGTCCGACCTCAACCTCGACCTGGGCCCCCTCGGCACGCTGCTGCCCACCGACTCGCCGTGAACCCGGGTGTGTACGACCAGGTGACGGGGGTAGTCGGAGCAGACCGGCCGGGGGGGAGATGTCATGGCCGCCCGCGACTGGGGGGCGTGACAAACCGGTCGCAGACCCCGCGGTACCGGGGCATTCGGTACTGGGGCATTGGGGGAACGTATGGGGGGATTCGACGCGTCCGCGTACGGGCGGGCGATCGCCGACGTCTACGACGAGATGGTGAAGCACCTGCCCACGGGTCCGGCGGTCGAGCGCGTCGTCCGGCTGGCCGAGGGAGGGCCCGTCCTGGAGTTCGGGATCGGCACCGGCAGGCTGGCGCTTCCCCTCGCCGCCCGCGGCCTGGCCGTGTCGGGCATCGACGCGTCGCCCGACATGGTGGCGGTCCTCCGCGGCAAGCCCGGCGGCGACCGCATCCCTGTGACCATCGGCGACTTCTCGGAGGTGCGGGCCGAGGGGCGGTTCGCGCTCGTGCTGCTGGCCTTCAACACCGTCTTCGCGCTGCCCTCCCAGGACGCCCAGGTGCGGTGCTTCCACAACGCGGCGGCCCATCTGCGGCCCGGCGGGC
This region includes:
- a CDS encoding gas vesicle protein K; this translates as MTGGEARGSPWNTAAGPWRLGVETETNTGGADQWEPARWERDQPEPDKSEPDKSEPDKPDQREPGHWERGAEPGRGGPWRLNTDPDAVRRDLSRLVLTLVELVRQLVERQAIRRMDQGDLSDEQVETLGLTLMRLEEAMNELCERFDISPSDLNLDLGPLGTLLPTDSP
- a CDS encoding class I SAM-dependent methyltransferase → MGGFDASAYGRAIADVYDEMVKHLPTGPAVERVVRLAEGGPVLEFGIGTGRLALPLAARGLAVSGIDASPDMVAVLRGKPGGDRIPVTIGDFSEVRAEGRFALVLLAFNTVFALPSQDAQVRCFHNAAAHLRPGGRFVIEAWVPDPTAFHDRTSLRLLSLSDDEVVVEAARLSPAEQFMHTTRLRMTPDGLRLLPANHRYAWPCELDLMARLAGMRREHRWADWSGAPFTDDSRAHVSVYRLLES